A genomic segment from Nicotiana sylvestris chromosome 1, ASM39365v2, whole genome shotgun sequence encodes:
- the LOC138873894 gene encoding MAR-binding filament-like protein 1: protein MEDRSWKHLSQRFGWKVKTHGFLVRGISAEAVVASRIYLERAQEIILVSSSKRKATSDQDSEEEEDEGSLFIEAPVMIPDDEVPIVTHDSVEQLFNRGFDGETLGPIFYEAPLASFSTPVPVIPSLSVVAITVLPQAIMIASAVSPLTTPHLTAPYTEVGSSSRSDVMRRVTMKSPPMVNLIGTEMMKRVTLSEQLVRDYQVEADNWKELCESLQIDMETLEESKSTLEQHVRALTSELVVEKASSNQASKEKARLETSFSEQLSKASEEIRELRALLSEKEAYAGDLVQNLTQTQEDLRVSSDKVFSLESSHASLQSSYESALAENEKLRNEIVDWERYYEILEDKTAIEVSWTFLNSRHDTLVEVIQENFNLESELAKIKETIEKTQ from the exons ATGGAGGATAGATCTTGGAAGCATCTTTCCCAGcgatttggttggaaagtgaaaactcatg gatttctTGTTCGAGGGATTAGTGCCGAAGCGGTCGTGGCTTCTCGTATTTATTTGGAAAGAGCCCAAGAGATAATCTTGGtttcttcatcgaaaaggaaagCTACTAGTGACCAagattctgaagaagaggaagatgagggtTCCTTG TTTATTGAAGCCCCGGTGATGATTCCTGATGATGAAGTCCCCATTGTTACTCATGATTCAGTTGAGCAACTTTTTAACCGCGGGTTTGATGGTGAAACTTTAGGTCCGATTTTTTATGAAGCACCTCTTGCTTCTTTTTCTACTCCCGTTCCTGTGATTCCTTCTTTATCGGTCGTGGCTATTACCGTTCTTCCCCAGGCTATTATGATTGCTTCCGCAGTTTCTCCCCTGACTACTCCTCATTTAACTGCTCCTTACACAGAGGTTGGTTCTTCAAGTAGGAGTGATGTTATGAGGCGAGTTACCATGAAGTCCCCGCCGATG gtcaatctaattggcacggagatgatgaaaagggttaccCTTTCAGAGCAATTAGTGCGTGACTACCAAGTTGAGGCGGATAATTGGAAGGAACTGTGTGAAAGTCTTCAGATCGACATGGAAACTTTAGAAGAAAGTAAAAGTACCTTAGAGCAGCATGTACGGGCTTTGACTTCAGAGTTGGTAGTTGAAAAAGCTTCTTCAAATCAAGCAAGTAAGGAAAAGGCTCGTCTGGAAACCTCTTTTTCCGAGCAATTGTCCAAGGCAAGTGAAGAAATTAGAGAGTTGAGAGCTCTATTGAGTGAAAAAGAAGCATATGCTGGTGATCTCGTGCAGAATTTGACTCAAACTCAAGAAGACCTCCGAGTGTCTTCTGATAAGGTTTTCTCTTTAGAGAGTTCCCACGCTTCTCTTCAAAGTTCTTATGaatctgccttggctgaaaatgaaaaattaagaaaTGAAATTGTTGACTGGGAAAGATATTACGAGATCCTTGAAGATAAAActgccattgaagtgagttggaCATTTTTAAATTCTCGCCATGATACCCTCGTTGAAGTTATCCAGgagaattttaacttggaatctgagttagccAAGATCAAAGAGACTATTGAGAAGACTCAGTAG